A genomic window from Phoenix dactylifera cultivar Barhee BC4 chromosome 7, palm_55x_up_171113_PBpolish2nd_filt_p, whole genome shotgun sequence includes:
- the LOC103719036 gene encoding zinc finger CCCH domain-containing protein 13, with product MEEEKAAAYYDELTRKGEGAARFKRGLGYSSSSASDSFPSKSSTSASLFSSFIRASSPGKAAELEKQSVLENIHNKLIKDRRRRSPSPPPDRDRGGRRSSDRDDRRSVGSRHPRSSSRERRRERDRSRSPRQRHRSREREERRHRSRSPLREEEGRRGRHRDRDRDWPRRSSRRSRSRSPHRSARSGDRDRGGHEREKGSPQRKSSKNKSASTDYSKLIEGYSQMAPAERVKAKMKLQLSETAAKDTTRGMNTGWERFDFNKDAPLDDDDEIEVADDDASLVKDIGKSFRFSAVEAKREEELKVAHDEAMFGVSAASPLPEMGSTEDGDAKDGKETHVKDALVSDRVFAMQQGSWRDRARKFRNDTEN from the exons atggaagaagagaaggccgcCGCGTACTACGATGAGCTCACCCGGAAGGGAGAGGGTGCCGCCCGATTCAAACGAGGCCTTGgctactcctcctcctccgcctccgatTCCTTTCCCTCTAAATCCTCTACCTCCGCTTCTCTCTTCTCCAGCTTCATCCGCGCTTCCAGCCCCGGAAAGGCCGCGGAGCTCGAGAAGCAATCCGTCCTCGAGAACATCCACAACAAGCTCATCAaggaccgccgccgccgctcccCTTCCCCTCCACCTGACCGCGATCGAGGTGGCCGCAGGAGCAGCGACAGAGACGACCGCCGTTCCGTTGGCTCCCGGCATCCCCGGTCCTCCAGCAGGGAGAGGCGCAGGGAAAGAGACAGGAGCCGTAGCCCGAGGCAAAGGCACCGATCCCgtgagagggaggagagaaggcATAGGTCTCGGAGCCCtttgagagaggaagaaggaagaagaggcagACATCGAGACAGGGATAGGGATTGGCCCCGCCGGAGCAGCAGGCGTAGTAGGAGCCGGTCACCTCATAGGTCCGCCCGCAGTGGAGATCGAGATAGAGGAGGtcacgagagggagaagggtaGCCCCCAGCGTAAGAGCTCAAAGAACAAGAGTGCAAGCACTGATTATTCGAAGCTTATTGAGGGTTACTCTCAGATG GCACCTGCTGAGAGAGTTAAAGCAAAGATGAAGCTTCAGCTCTCAGAAACTG CTGCAAAGGATACAACTAGGGGCATGAACACTGGATGGGAAAGGTTTGATTTCAACAAGGATGCCCCGCTTGATGATGATGACGAAATTGAAG TTGCAGATGATGATGCTTCACTGGTCAAGGATATAGGAAAGAGTTTCCGATTTTCTGCAGTTGAG GCAAAACGGGAGGAAGAACTGAAGGTTGCCCATGATGAGGCCATGTTTGGAGTATCAGCAGCTTCACCACTTCCTGAAATGGGATCTactgaagatggtgatgcaaaaGATGGTAAGGAGACACATGTCAAAGATGCTCTCGTAAGCGATAGG GTGTTTGCCATGCAACAAGGTTCTTGGCGAGATCGAGCTCGTAAATTTAGGAATGATACAGAAAATTGA
- the LOC103719037 gene encoding uncharacterized protein LOC103719037, whose translation MASSTVNRWLRPEVYPLFAAVGVAVGICGFQLVRNICINPEVRVSKEGRAAGVLENHAEGEKYAEHGLRRFVRNKAPEIMPSINRFFADPK comes from the exons ATGGCTTCTTCCACCGTTAATCGCTGGCTGAGGCCCGAG GTCTATCCACTCTTTGCGGCGGTCGGGGTGGCTGTGGGGATCTGCGGCTTCCAGCTGGTCCGCAACATTTGCATCAACCCTGAAGTGAG GGTCAGCAAGGAAGGCAGGGCTGCAGGAGTGCTGGAGAACCATGCTGAAGGAGAGAAGTATGCTGAACATGGTCTCAGAAGGTTCGTTCGCAACAAAGCCCCTGAGATCATGCCGTCGATCAATAGGTTTTTCGCTGATCCCAAATGA
- the LOC103719035 gene encoding pyruvate dehydrogenase E1 component subunit alpha-1, mitochondrial-like: MAAVRRLSPSFSAASLRRILLLRPFSSSSADAADQRVLTVETSLPFISHKIDPPSRSVDTNPNELLSFFRDMSVMRRMEIAADSLYKAKLIRGFCHLYDGQEAVAVGMEAAITKRDGIITAYRDHNIYLGRGGSLFEAFAELMGRRAGCSRGKGGSMHFYKKDAGFYGGHGIVGAQVPLGCGVAFAQKYSKDGNVTFAMYGDGAANQGQLFEALNISALWDLPVILVCENNHYGMGTAEWRAAKSPAYYKRGDYVPGLKVDGMDVFAVKQACKFAKDYALKNGPLILEMDTYRYHGHSMSDPGSTYRTRDEISGVRQERDPIERIRKLILSHELATAAELKDTEKQVRKEVDEAIAQAKESPMPDPSELFTNVYVKGFGVEAFGADRKEVKAFLP, translated from the exons ATGGCCGCCGTCCGCCGcctctccccctccttctcTGCCGCCTCCCTCCGGCGGATCCTCCTCCTCCGacccttttcctcctcctccgccgacgCCGCCGACCAGCGGGTCCTCACGGTGGAGACCAGCCTCCCCTTCATCAGCCACAAGATCGACCCTCCTTCCCGCTCCGTCGACACCAACCCGAACGagctcctctccttcttccgcGACATGTCCGTGATGCGCCGCATGGAGATCGCCGCCGACTCCCTCTACAAGGCCAAGCTCATCCGCGGCTTCTGCCACCTGTACGACGGCCAGGAGGCCGTCGCCGTCGGCATGGAGGCCGCCATAACCAAGCGAGACGGCATCATCACCGCCTACCGCGACCATAACATCTACCTAGGCCGCGGCGGCTCCCTTTTCGAGGCCTTCGCCGAGCTCATGGGCCGCCGCGCCGGCTGCTCCAGGGGGAAGGGCGGGTCCATGCACTTCTACAAGAAGGACGCCGGTTTCTACGGTGGCCACGGCATCGTCGGCGCCCAGGTCCCCCTCGGCTGCGGCGTTGCCTTTGCCCAGAAGTACTCCAAGGATGGGAACGTGACCTTCGCCATGTACGGCGATGGGGCTGCCAACCAGGGGCAGCTCTTCGAGGCTCTCAACATCTCGGCGCTCTGGGATCTGCCCGTCATCTTGGTCTGCGAGAACAATCACT ATGGAATGGGGACGGCGGAATGGAGGGCGGCAAAGAGCCCTGCATACTATAAGAGAGGGGATTATGTCCCCGGTCTGAAG GTTGACGGGATGGATGTTTTTGCTGTGAAGCAAGCCTGCAAATTTGCTAAAGACTATGCTCTGAAGAATGGACCCTTG ATTCTTGAGATGGACACTTACAGGTACCATGGTCACTCCATGTCGGATCCTGGGAGTACCTACCGTACCCGTGATGAGATTAGTGGTGTGAGGCAG GAGCGTGATCCAATCGAAAGAATTAGGAAGCTAATATTATCCCATGAGCTAGCCACTGCTGCTGAACTCAAG GATACCGAGAAACAAGTGAGAAAGGAGGTAGATGAGGCCATTGCTCAGGCCAAG GAGAGCCCTATGCCCGATCCTTCCGAGCTATTTACTAATGTCTATGTGAAAGGTTTTGGTGTGGAG GCATTTGGTGCAGATAGGAAAGAGGTGAAAGCCTTTCTTCCCTGA